ATTCTTTTGTTGTCAATCCACCCACTCGTGCAAAGTATGAATTCCTATAATTCCTGCTCAACAAAAAAACACTCAACCCCATTATATTCTTCCTCAAAAAAATGTTCAACTAAGGCCATTAAActtggttttattgaaattttcaTCTTACTACTTTATAAAAATTAAGCAATTAACCTCTCTActttaatttatcaaaatttggtatttgtatttttcaaaaattgagaaGCTAGTTTAATTGTTGTTATATATGGTTTGTTGATCTGTTGATTTTTGCTAATCACTTTTAGATAAATTGTCGAATTACTAACTTTTTAGGTCAATGATTTAACAACCTGTGTTAATTAATTAGACTAATATTTCAATTTTCATTTGTTAAGTAGAGGGACTTTTCTCTATATTTTTTATACATTTGCATTTTAGTCCACTACCCCTTCTACTTTACAGATATAAAATGCAATTGTTAAATTCTGATTTGttacaatttttctttttttttatatgaCTATTAAttgagtattatttttatttcaatatatCACACTAGTGAACTTAATAAAAGAATTTGAACGGTGTTAGATGGTTAACAACTAgaaatgaattttgaaatttaaaaaaaaaaaaagtagaggCTAAATTCCTAGAAATGAAAGTGTAGGTACTaaagttaaaatataaaaaactaCATGGAGTTGATCCATATTTTAACCGCATCAGTAAAGAGAGTGAGGGAAGCAATACTCACATGTCTTCAACATACTTAGAAGCCACCATCATGGTCGTAATGAGAAGCCTATGCACATTCCGAGCAGTAATCCGAAACCCAGGATTTGCCTCACAAAACCGATCGATATATACATATGCCACAACATAAACCGACGGTCCAGCCTTGGTATATCGGAAAATTCTCTCTAGGTAGCATTGAACCGTCATGTCCGGTGCTTCATGGCAATCGAAAACTTTGCTCCTAAAATCTCTTTGTCTCAATGTCTGTCGTCCACGGTTCTTGGCATCAATCCTTTCGTTCCTAACCATTGTTCTCTCAATAAGAGAAGCAAGAACAGTGATCACCAATGGGTTATTCCCATCGTTCTTATAGGAATAAGAATAGAGATCGGATCGAAGCTTTCTTGGGGAAATTGCAATAGAAGATGAGGATGACGATGATGAAGTAGCCATTTTGGGTTTTACAGAAGAGAGGATTGAAAAGAAATGTGAGGTTTTAATGAGAATTTTATAGAATGAACTTAGCTGAGAAAGGGTATTGGTTTTCTTGAGGGCCCCCATTTGGGAGGTTGGTGGTGGAAGCCGGCCAAAAATAATGAGAATTACTTTGTTTTGGGTAAATTATACCAACATTATATTTcacttagttttaaaattttcaaaatagtaattgaattattcaaaaattCTTATTTAAGTTATTGGGTTATTAAAATTGATGTTATATGTAGAAGGGAGCAATTTTAGGTTAAAATCGACTAAATCAATCTAaccaatttaatctattttagtTTGGTTGGTTTTTCTTGTAAcatccccctacccgagaccgtcgccggagtcgagcaggagacattacaaaacttatcttggcacttaaacagttttcgtagtaaactatttatctgcgtcacggtcgctaaaaaaatcatatctcgagttacgaaactcgaaatctaattctgtaaattttccctgaaactagactcatatatctacttactaattgttttctagaatttttggtcaggccaattagtacagtttattagaaaaagtctcccctgtttcagggtttggctactctgacccttgtgcacttacgaatcaaatttcttcctatacagaaatccaatgactatgccatttgtttcaattaaaaatagactcaataaggaatccataaaaataaagtttgagtcctaattcttaatacacaatttatggtgaatttctaaagtcagaatagggaatccagaaattattctaaccctgtttcaccaaaacgtaaatatctcataaaatacaactcttttacctattttatttcttccatataaaaatagattcattaagcttcaattaaaaattttattcattatctaattcactttatactatttttggtatattttcaaagttggactaccgctactgtccaaatctgttttagtataaaatgttgataactaagtttataacatcttcatttcttctctctacaatatttaccaacacttcctcttattactcttcactaacatatcaaaacataccatacttaaggttttggtaacatttacaaaacataccaaaatatcacttaacaacttagatactttcaaaatgaccaaaagacatcctaggtacaatgccattttccaaaagatagaaacttcaccaatttgagtttggggatcggcttgtatcttgagtccttatacttttgtaCCTAGCTGCGCATGACGAAACAAACCGTCTGTGAGAATACTCtcgatggtatttctataaacaatagcttaatcaactttaaaacatggtaattcaaacacattattgctattattcaatatcaatcagttactttaataacctttactttatttacccttattaacataactcggacactgacggatacacggatccaacccacactccgggataagcacatagtgcttcatcggaataaatccagaactttaacattatagtacacaaagaacttcatcggaacaaatccgaaactttaacagtagtctatacatagtgtctcatcgactcaatgtcggaatatcccaatacttctaattcttatgacatgtcaactacatccgactagcccga
This window of the Gossypium arboreum isolate Shixiya-1 chromosome 12, ASM2569848v2, whole genome shotgun sequence genome carries:
- the LOC108452626 gene encoding cyclin-U2-1-like, giving the protein MGALKKTNTLSQLSSFYKILIKTSHFFSILSSVKPKMATSSSSSSSSIAISPRKLRSDLYSYSYKNDGNNPLVITVLASLIERTMVRNERIDAKNRGRQTLRQRDFRSKVFDCHEAPDMTVQCYLERIFRYTKAGPSVYVVAYVYIDRFCEANPGFRITARNVHRLLITTMMVASKYVEDMNYRNSYFARVGGLTTKELNKLEVELLFLMGFKLHVNVSVFESYCSHLEREVSIGGGYHIERTIRCAEEIKSRQSEAQRIYNHIARILL